Proteins from a genomic interval of Fusarium oxysporum Fo47 chromosome I, complete sequence:
- a CDS encoding putative diphthamide synthesis protein-domain-containing protein, translating to MEEDRRQTDLGTAADIEEAQLAQTSQSPAFQNEPETAAPLKQPKKRFIGRRAAVEAAAVLGASGESGAVQTAKPRRAPRLLNQVPKDILENADLKAAIALLPANYNFEIPKTIHRIQTSNAKRVALQMPEGLLLFATTISDILTQFCPGVETLIMGDVTYGACCIDDYTARALGCDLLVHYAHSCLIPVDVTTIKTLYVFVDISIDATHLLASLERNFASGKTIAVVGTIQFNATIHGVKSSLERGGFRVLVPQIAPLSKGEILGCTSPRLKDNDNIDLILYLGDGRFHLESIMIHNPSIPAYRYDPYSRKLTREAYGHEEMQSLRRTAIHSARTARKWGLILGALGRQGNPHTLGLIEKELKARGIPIVHLLLSEIFPGKLALMSDVECWVQVACPRLSIDWGYAFPRPLLTPYEALVALGERQDWGEGVYPMDYYGKDGLGRTRPLQIASG from the exons ATGGAGGAAGATAGAAGACAAACAGACCTGGGCACAGCAGCCGATATCGAAGAAGCTCAGCTCGCTCAGACGAGTCAATCCCCCGCCTTCCAAAATGAGCCAGAGACAGCAGCACCACTGAAGCAACCAAAGAAGAGATTCATAGGACGAAGAGCAGCAGTTGAGGCCGCGGCAGTGCTCGGAGCATCAGGGGAGAGCGGTGCTGTTCAGA CTGCCAAACCTCGGAGGGCTCCCAGACTTCTAAATCAAGTTCCTAAGGACATTCTTGAGAACGCTGATCTGAAGGCTGCCATTGCGTTATTGCCTGCTAACTACAACTTTGAGATCCCCAAGACGATCCACCGCATTCAAACTTCAAACGCCAAGAGAGTTGCGTTACAGATGCCCGAGGGCCTTTTACTCTTTGCCACTACTATATCAGATATCTTGACGCAGTTCTGCCCTGGTGTCGAGACACTCATCATGGGCGATGTGACTTATGGCGCTTGTTGTATCGATGATTACACAGCAAGGGCCCTTGGTTGTGACCTGCTGGTGCACTATGCTCACAGTTGCCTCATCCCCGTCGACGTGACCACGATCAAAACTCTATACGTCTTTGTCGACATCAGCATTGATGCGACACATCTCCTAGCATCCCTTGAGCGCAACTTTGCCAGTGGCAAAACCATAGCTGTTGTCGGCACTATTCAGTTTAACGCTACTATCCATGGCGTCAAAAGCAGTCTCGAGCGCGGTGGCTTCCGTGTTCTCGTTCCCCAGATTGCACCATTGAGTAAGGGTGAAATCCTGGGCTGCACTTCTCCTCGTCTGAAAGACAACGACAATATCGATCTGATCCTGTACCTGGGTGATGGTCGTTTCCATCTTGAGAGTATCATGATTCACAACCCTTCTATTCCAGCCTACCGATACGACCCTTACTCTCGAAAGCTCACGCGGGAGGCGTACGGCCATGAGGAAATGCAGTCTCTCCGTCGTACAGCCATCCATAGCGCTCGTACAGCACGCAAATGGGGCCTGATTCTCGGCGCCCTTGGCCGCCAGGGCAACCCGCATACATTGGGCCTCATCGAGAAAGAGCTCAAGGCGCGAGGCATTCCTATCGTGCACTTGCTACTAAGTGAGATCTTTCCGGGAAAATTGGCGCTCATGTCGGATGTCGAGTGCTGGGTGCAGGTTGCTTGCCCTCGATTGAGTATTGATTGGGGTTATGCATTCCCGCGGCCATTGTTAACGCCGTATGAGGCACTTGTTGCATTGGGCGAGCGACAAGATTGGGGTGAAGGTGTCTATCCCATGGACTACTACGGAAAGGACGGGCTAGGAAGGACAAGGCCTTTGCAGATTGCCTCAGGATAG
- a CDS encoding Metalloenzyme, LuxS/M16 peptidase-like protein, protein MISRSSLARTAQQAARQACRVQRRTYAAAASTGSYETSDVTGLKVASRDAHGPTTKLAVVAKAGTRYQPLPGLSVGLAEFAFKNTQRRSGLRITRESELLGGQLASSHSREAVVVEASFLREDLPYFTELLAEVISLTKYTTHEFHEDVERVLHAKQAALNADVAATALDNAHAIAFHTGLGSSLLPSSSTPYQKYLNEEYIASYADVAYAKPNIALIADGASPDSLSKWVGQFFKDVPSTPRSGQTLKTDATKYFGGEQRTSSSAGNSIVIAFPGSGYDSTKPEHAVLAALLGGQSTIKWAPGFSLLAKATAGTSGLTVNTSNLTYSDAGLLAVQLSGPAASVRKGAEETVKVLKSIADGQASQEDVKKAVANAKFNLLNQNQLRQPSIALAGSGIVNSGKPYDSATIAKAIDGVSAETIKTAAKTLFEGKATVSTVGDLFVLPYAEDIGLRV, encoded by the exons GACTGGCCTCAAGGTTGCCTCGCGGGATGCTCACGGTCCTACTACTAAGCTCGCTGTTGTGGCCAAGGCCGGTACTCGCTACCAGCCTCTTCCTGGCCTTTCTGTTGGCCTTGCCGAATTTGCGTTCAAG AACACCCAGCGACGATCTGGTCTTCGCATTACTCGCGAGtctgagcttcttggtggcCAATTGGCTTCCTCTCACTCCAGGGaggctgttgttgtcgaAGCTAGCTTTCTCCGCGAGGATCTGCCTTACTTCACCGAGCTCCTCGCTGAGGTCATCTCCCTGACCAAGTATACCA CTCACGAGTTCCACGAGGATGTTGAGCGTGTTCTCCACGCCAAGCAGGCTGCCCTCAACGCCGACGTCGCCGCCACTGCTCTCGACAACGCCCACGCTATCGCTTTCCACACTGGTCTCGGCTCCTCCCTCCTCCCCAGCTCCTCAACTCCTTACCAGAAGTACTTGAACGAGGAGTACATTGCCAGCTACGCCGACGTTGCTTACGCTAAGCCCAACATTGCTCTCATTGCCGACGGTGCCTCCCCCGATTCTCTCTCCAAGTGGGTTGGCCAGTTCTTCAAGGACGTGCCTTCTACCCCTCGAAGTGGCCAAACTCTCAAGACGGACGCCACCAAGTACTTTGGTGGTGAGCAGCGAACAAGCTCCAGTGCTGGCAACTCTATTGTCATTGCTTTCCCGGGCTCCGGCTACGACTCCACCAAGCCTGAGCACGCTGTGCTGGCTGCTCTCCTCGGTGGCCAGTCCACCATCAAGTGGGCTCCTGGCTTTAGCCTGCTGGCCAAGGCCACTGCTGGCACCTCCGGTCTTACTGTCAACACCTCCAACCTAACCTACTCCGATGCTGGTCTCCTTGCTGTTCAGCTCAGTGGTCCCGCTGCCTCTGTCCGCAAGGGTGCTGAGGAGACTGTCAAGGTGCTCAAGAGCATAGCAGATGGCCAAGCGAGCCAggaggatgtcaagaaggccgTTGCCAACGCTAAGTTCAACCTTCTGAACCAGAACCAGCTCCGGCAACCCAGTATCGCCCTCGCTGGCTCTGGTATCGTCAATAGCGGCAAGCCCTACGACTCTGCTACCATTGCCAAGGCTATCGATGGTGTCTCCGCTGAAACCATTAAAACT GCTGCCAAGACTCTCTTTGAGGGTAAGGCCACCGTTTCAACTGTCGGTGATCTGTTCGTACTGCCCTACGCTGAGGATATTGGTCTGCGAGTATAA
- a CDS encoding ribosomal protein S6e-domain-containing protein — protein sequence MKLNISYPANGSQKLIDIEDERKLRVFMEKRMGAEVPGDSIGDEFKGYIFRITGGNDKQGFPMKQGVMHPTRVRLLLSEGHSCYRPRRTGERKRKSVRGCIVGMDLSVLALSIVKQGDADIPGLTDVVHPKRLGPKRATKIRKFFGLTKDDDVRKYVIRREVQPKGEGKSPYTKAPRIQRLVTPQRLQHKRHRAALKRRQAEKVKDEANEYAQVLAKRVAEAKANKADARKRRASSMRK from the exons ATGAAG TTGAACATCAGCTACCCTGCCAATGGCAGCCAGAAGCTCATCGATATTGAGGATGAGCGCAAGCTCCGTGTCTTCATGGAGAAGCGC ATGGGCGCTGAGGTTCCTGGTGACTCCATCGGCGATGAGTTCAAGGGCTACATCTTCCGCATCACCGGTGGAAACGACAAGCAGGGTTTCCCTATGAAGCAGGGTGTCATGCACCCTACCCGTGTCCGCCTCCTCCTTTCCGAGGGCCACTCTTGCTACCGACCCCGACGCACCGGTGAGCGCAAGCGAAAGTCTGTCCGTGGCTGCATTGTCGGCATGGATCTCTCTGTCCTCGCCCTCAGCATCGTCAAGCAGGGTGATGCTGACATCCCCGGCCTCACCGACGTCGTCCACCCTAAGCGCCTCGGTCCCAAGCGCGCCACCAAGATCCGCAAGTTCTTCGGCCTCACCAAGGATGACGAT GTCCGCAAGTACGTTATCCGACGAGAGGTTCAGCCCAAGGGTGAGGGCAAGTCTCCTTACACCAAGGCTCCCCGCATCCAGAGACTCGTCACCCCTCAGCGTCTCCAGCACAAGCGTCACCGCGCTGCCCTCAAGCGCCGCCAGgccgagaaggtcaaggacgAGGCC AACGAGTACGCCCAGGTCCTTGCCAAGCGTGTTGCTgaggccaaggccaacaagGCCGATGCCCGTAAGCGACGAGCAAGCTCTATGCGCAAGTAA
- a CDS encoding VATB_NEUCR vacuolar ATP synthase subunit B (V-ATPase B subunit) yields MADPRESSSYSVIPRIRYNTVGGVNGPLVILDNVKFPRYNEIVTLTLPDGTERSGQVLEARGDRAVVQVFEGTSGIDVKKTKVQFTGQSLKIGVSEDMLGRIFDGSGRAIDKGPKVLAEDYLDINGSPINPYSREYPEEMISTGISAIDTMNSIARGQKIPIFSASGLPHNEIAAQICRQAGLVQKQGITNKGVHDGHEENFSIVFGAMGVNLETARFFTRDFEENGSLERVTLFLNLANDPTIERIITPRLALTTAEYYAYQLEKHVLVILTDLSAYCDALREVSAAREEVPGRRGYPGYMYTDLSTIYERAGRVEGRNGSITQIPILTMPNDDITHPIPDLTGYITEGQVFIDRALDNRGIYPPINVLPSLSRLMKSAIGEGMTRKDHGDVSNQLYAKYAIGRDAAAMKAVVGEEALSAEDKLSLEFLEKFERQFISQGQYESRSIYESLDLAWSLLRIYPKELLNRIPAKVLNEFYQRAAKESKAKGKARADTEARSQQQTEENLIDA; encoded by the exons ATGGCGGACCCTCGCGAGTCCTCATCGTACTCGGTCATTCCCAGAATTCGATACAACACTGTTGGCGGCGTCAACGGTcccctcgtcatcctcgatAAT GTTAAATTTCCGCGATACAATGAGATCGTGACACTCACTCTTCCCGATGGCACTGAGCGCTCAGGCCAAGTCTTGGAAGCTCGAG GTGATCGAGCTGTCGTCCAG GTCTTTGAGGGTACTTCCGGCATCGATGTGAAGAAG ACCAAGGTTCAGTTTACAGGCCAGAGTTTGAAAATCGGTGTCTCTGAAGACATGCTTGGTCGTATCTTTGATGGTTCCGGTCGAGCTATTGATAAGGGCCCCAAGGTGTTGGCTGAAGATTATCTTGACATCAACGGTTCTCCTATTAACCCTTATTCTCGT GAATATCCCGAGGAGATGATTTCCACAGGTATCTCTGCCATTGACACCATGAACTCGATTGCCCGAGGACAAAAGATTCCCATTTTTTCCGCCTCTGGTTTACCTCACAACGAAATCGCTGCCCAGATTTGCCGACAGGCTGGCCTCGTCCAGAAGCAGGGCATCACTAACAAGGGCGTTCATGACGGCCACGAGGAGAATTTCTCGATCGTCTTCGGTGCTATGGGTGTTAACTTGGAAACTGCCCGTTTCTTCACCCGCGACTTTGAGGAAAACGGCAGTCTGGAGCGTGTTACACTCTTCCTGAACCTCGCCAACGATCCTAC CATCGAACGTATCATTACTCCTCGTCTTGCTCTTACCACTGCCGAATATTACGCCTACCAACTCGAGAAGCACGTTTTGGTCATCCTTACCGATCTTTCTGCTTACTGTGATGCTCTCCGAGAAGTTTCAGCCGCTCGAGAAGAAGTTCCCGGTCGTCGCGGATACCCTGGTTACATGTACACTGATTTGTCCACCATCTACGAACGAGCCGGTCGTGTTGAGGGCCGCAATGGTTCCATTACTCAGATTCCCATTCTGACCATGCCCAACGATGATATCACCCACCCCATTCCTGATCTGACAGGTTACATTACCGAGGGTCAGGTGTTCATTGACCGAGCTCTGGACAACCGTGGAATCTACCCGCCCATCAATGTTCTGCCTTCGCTGTCCCGTCTGATGAAGTCTGCCATTGGTGAGGGCATGACTCGAAAGGACCACGGTGATGTTTCGAACCAACTGTACGCCAAGTACGCTATTGGTCGTGATGCCGCAGCCATGAAGGCTGTCGTTGGTGAGGAGGCCTTGTCTGCTGAGGACAAGCTGTCCCTCGagttcttggagaagttcGAGCGTCAGTTCATCAGCCAGGGCCAGTACGAGTCTCGATCTATTTATGAGTCTCTGGACCTTGCATGGAGCCTTCTCCGTATTTACCCTAAGGAGTTGCTCAACCGTATTCCCGCCAAGGTTCTCAACGAGTTCTACCAGCGAGCTGCAAAGGAGTCTAAGGCCAAGGGTAAGGCTCGGGCAGATACTGAGGCCCGAAGCCAGCAGCAGACGGAAGAGAACCTTATTGACGCATGA
- a CDS encoding Tubulin/FtsZ, GTPase domain-containing protein — translation MREVISINVGQAGCQIANSCWELYCLEHGIQPDGYLTEERKSQDPDQGFSTFFSETGQGKYVPRAIYCDLEPNVVDEVRTGAYRNLFHPEMMITGKEDASNNYARGHYTVGKELIDGVLDKIRRVADNCVGLQGFLVFHSFGGGTGSGFGALLMERLSVDYGKKSKLEFCVYPAPQTATSVVEPYNSILTTHTTLEHSDCSFMVDNEAIYDICRRNLGLERPNYENLNRLIAQVVSSITASLRFDGSLNVDLNEFQTNLVPYPRIHFPLVAYAPVISAAKAAHEANSVQEMTMSCFEPNNQMVKCDPRHGKYMATCLLYRGDVVPNDAHAAVATLKTKRTIQFVDWCPTGFKLGICYQAPENVPNGDLAKVSRAVCMLSNTTAIAEAWSSLSLKFDLMHSKRAFVHWYVGEGMEEGEFSEAREDLAALERDYEEVATDSMGEEELEAEY, via the exons ATGCGTGAGGTCATTAGCATCAACG TTGGACAGGCTGGTTGCCAAATCGCCAACTCCTGCTGGGAG CTTTACTGCCTCGAGCACGGTATCCAG CCCGATGGTTACCTCACAGAGGAGCGAAAGTCCCAAGACCCCGATCAAGGTTTCAGCACTTTCTTCTCCGAGACTG GTCAGGGCAAGTATGTCCCCCGCGCCATCTACTGTGATTTGGAGCCCAATGTCGTCGACGAGGTCCGCACCGGTGCTTACCGCAACCTTTTCCACCCTGAGATGATGATCACTGGCAAGGAGGATGCCTCAAACAACTACGCCCGTGGTCACTACACCGTTGGAAAGGAGCTCATCGATGGCGTCCTCGACAAGATTCGCCGTGTTGCCGACAACTGTGTTGGCCTTCAGGGCTTCCTCGTGTTCCACTCTTTCGGTGGCGGTACTGGTTCTGGTTTCGGTGCTCTCCTGATGGAGCGCCTGTCGGTCGACTAcggcaagaagagcaagctgGAGTTCTGTGTTTATCCCGCGCCTCAGACTGCCACATCCGTTGTTGAGCCATACAACTCCATCCTTACCACACACACCACCCTTGAGCACTCCGACTGCTCTTTCATGGTCGACAATGAGGCCATTTACGATATCTGCCGCCGAAACCTCGGCCTCGAGCGCCCTAACTACGAGAACCTCAACCGTCTCATTGCTCAGG TCGTCTCTTCTATCACTGCGTCTTTGCGATTCGATGGATCCCTGAACGTCGACTTGAACGAATTCCAGACCAACCTGGTCCCTTACCCCAGAATCCATTTCCCTCTGGTCGCCTATGCCCCCGTCATCTCCGCTGCTAAGGCTGCCCACGAAGCCAACTCCGTCCAAGAGATGACAATGTCTTGCTTCGAGCCCAACAACCAGATGGTCAAGTGTGACCCCCGTCACGGCAAGTATATGGCTACCTGTTTGCTGTACCGTGGTGACGTCGTTCCCAACGACGCCCATGCTGCTGTTGCTACACTGAAGACCAAGCGAACTATCCAGTTCGTCGATTGGTGCCCCACTGGTTTCAAGCTTGGTATCTGCTACCAGGCCCCCGAGAATGTGCCTAACGGTGACCTCGCCAAGGTCAGCCGCGCTGT CTGCATGCTCTCTAATACTACCGCCATCGCCGAGGCATGGTCTTCACTTTCTCTCAAGTTCGATCTCATGCACTCCAAGCGTGCCTTTGTCCACTGGTACGTGGGTGAAGGTATGGAGGAAGGCGAGTTCTCCGAGGCTCGCGAGGATCTTGCTGCCCTGGAGCGCGATTACGAGGAGGTCGCCACCGACTCCATgggtgaggaggagctcgagGCTGAGTACTAA
- a CDS encoding chromosome transmission fidelity protein 8 yields the protein MSSVKLYPPNNKPPSSSPLPQLLQTPSGLALLELQGTINLPQDANGDALGGVQVGRLDFPDFVPGTEGSAWMKRVHLYVGQHQRLTGEIKKLPKAMAVVRKRENKVISGTGGETLEQGENLEVVEIVKYKLMFPNRPEPVGTANAT from the coding sequence ATGTCCTCGGTTAAGCTATATCCTCCAAACAACAAGCCACCATCCTCAAGTCCTCTACCTCAACTCTTGCAAACCCCCTCAGGTCTAGCTCTCCTGGAACTCCAAGGAACCATCAATCTACCCCAAGACGCCAATGGAGATGCATTAGGCGGCGTCCAAGTTGGAAGACTTGACTTCCCAGATTTCGTGCCCGGTACTGAAGGCTCGGCATGGATGAAGCGGGTTCACCTTTATGTTGGCCAGCATCAACGTCTCACTGGGGAGATCAAAAAGCTTCCAAAAGCCATGGCCGTGGTGCGAAAGAGAGAGAATAAGGTGATATCTGGCACAGGGGGGGAAACACTAGAGCAGGGCGAAAATCTTGAGGTGGTTGAGATTGTCAAGTACAAACTTATGTTTCCAAACCGACCAGAGCCTGTCGGAACAGCCAATGCGACCTGA